CCTATTTCTCATCCAAGTCTCGTTATATGTCGCGACagcgagaaaatgaaatgcgtCAGCAACGCTCGTCGAAGCCAATTTGGCAAATCAGCCAACAAGaagagaaattcaatttttcttctatAGTAGATGAAtttgtaaattttcttttgacttATTCATCTTTGCCTCGTAGTTTCAAGATGGAAAACAATGCATGGCATACACCTATAGTCTTTAACTTTATTTATCTTTGTTGTTTCTAGCAAACCAGACTCCATCTAGAAAACGaatgatgaaaatgaaaatgtcgaGAAAGCGTacgatagatggcgtttaaATCGGTAGGTGTCAAAAAATATATGCAAAACATCACGTACTGTTTGGCGGCGCGCCACAAGCTTGTGTAACAAACTCGGCTTAGTTTAAGTCATTCCGCTGTAACGCAAGAGTTACGGTCGTCGGCAATGACATTACAGAAAGTCTACTAAGTCGTCACAGTCTAATAATCATCAGTTGCATTAGATAGATTTCTGGACTACAGGGTTTTGGAGTTAAGGCATAACTCTTTGACAGTGTGTCAGTAGCTGATAATCTGCTTTGTACACTGTTTGGCTGTTTGTATGAGAAAAGCCAAGTTCACATAGGTAACTTACCATAATTGCGAGCCAGTAAAATAGTTccaggttttttctttttagttctGACATGGAGGGACCTGTCCAATATTGCCCACCCAACATAACACTGAACCATCCGTGGGTAAATCATGGTTTGACAAGATGTTTCCTTGACACAGTGTCAACATCAGTTATCACaggatttttgattttatttggTTCTATTGAAAGCATAGTTTATAGGAAATATGGCTCACCTATCCAATCTAGATCAGGGCAAAGATCAAAGTTATTTATTCTTCAAATTATGGCTGCCATAATTCTCACTATTTTACCTGTTGTGGAATGTATAGTCCAGCTCTATCTAGTGCACAATGGAGTCCTATATGGGTATCTTTTGCTTTACACTATTGGCAATGTTATTGTTTGGCCCTTATCCCTTCATTTGATTTACTTGGAAAGAAATGCTTTGTTACCATCCATACCTGCAAGGGGTCATGGGCTCATTTTGTTAATATTTTGGACCCTTACTTTTGTTGCTCAGAATCTAGCCTTCCtaaacatgaaaaatgaagATTGGTGGTTTGATTTAGAAACCACAGCCGACATTGTAGAATTTTCCCTCTTTATTGTCCGTTTCGTAAGTACTTGTATAGCGTTCCTCCTTGGTCTTAAAGCTCCTGGACTGTACACCTCGGAAAGGCTTTACAGAGAAGGACTTGGCTCTGGGGTAAGCCCTGCACAGCCacaagttttctcttttaatagTATATTAACAATTTATGCTTGTTAAAAAGGCTGGCTCACTTCTGGACGAAAATCAGACTGATTCGTCTAGTTCCTCTCCTTGGAGTaactttttttcaaagttaCGTACTCTGTTACCATTCGTATGGCCGGCAAAAGCTCCATCTCTTCAGATACGTGTTCTGATTTGCTTCTTGCTTCTTGCCGCCGGTCGAGTAGCTAATGTGTATGTTCCTGTTCTCTACAAAATGCTAGGTAAAAGTCGCTCTAATTGGCAGCTGAAGGTGTATTCTATATCTTCTTTACCAAAATGTAtcaatttgtaatttttttttcccagttgACAGTATGACTCCCGCTGACGGAATCGTCGTCTTTCGTTGGGACCTTGTTCTGATTTATGTTGTTGTTAAGTTTCTGCAAGGAGGAGGTATGGGGGGAGTTGGTTTTCTCAATAATCTCAGAAGCTTTCTCTGGATTCCCGTCCAACAGTTTACAACACGAGAAACAGAGGCAAACTAAAAATCCCAATGTAAAAACGGAAGATACATTCTAatctctattttcttttacaggtGAAACTCTTCGAACATCTTCATAGCCTTAGTCTACGTTGGCACTTGAGTCGAAAAACGGGTGAAGTGTTGCGCGTTATCAGTCGTGGAACAGACTCTATAAACAGTTTGTTGAGCTATCTCCTCTTTAACATTTTTCCTACTATAGCGGATATCCTGATAGCTATCGTTTATTTTGCAACCGCCTTCAATCCTTGGTTCAGTTTGATCGTGTTCGTCACCATGGTTATTTATATGGGTAAGCTTTACTTGCAGCTTTACCGTGGATTTTCCAGTTCTTAACacgtgttttcctttttactcaGGTGGAACAATCGCAGTGACCGAGTGGCGGACAAAGTACAAGAGACAAATGAATCAAGAAGATAATAAATTACGAGGTCGTGCCGTTGACTCCCTCTTGAATTTTGAAACAGTCAAATATTACGGCGCTGAAAAATATGAAGTGGAGCAGTACAAGGAAATCATGATCAGATATCAGGTTTAGCCTAGAATGAAACCTTAACGTAGTATTTCCCAATaacattttgcatttttaGAAAGAAGAGTGGAGATCGAGCGCGTCTTTAAATTTACTAAACACTGTTCAAAATGTTGTAATGACCGTTGGACTTCTAGCTGGATCGCTTCTTTGCGTTCACTTCGTTGCTGAAAAACAGTTGACTGTTGGAGATTTTGTCCTTTTCGGTAGTCAAccatatttaaatttattgttaGCTAAACTAACATTTCTTTCCAAGGAACCTATATCGTGCAACTTTACGCACCATTGAATTGGTTTGGAACTTATTATCGGTAAAATTATGCcctcttatttcttttgatgaaaatgaaaatattcttTACTTTTAGAATGATTCAACAATCATTTATCGACATGGAGAATATGCTGGATCTTCTGAAAGAGCGACAAGAAGTTAAAGATAATCCCGGAGCTAAGGACCTACTAATTAAAGAAGGAAGCATTGAATTTCAGAACGTGTCCTTCAGTTACCGCCCTGACAaaccaattttgaaaaacatcagCTTTACAGTCTTGCCGGGGAAAACACTGGCTTTGGTAAacacttttcatttcttgtttcctAGTTTCATtcaagtatttatttttatcttgtaataattattatttttaaatattaccaTCAAGGTCGGTTCATCAGGCGAGGGAAAATCCACGATTATTAGGCTTCTATTCCGATTCTTCGATGTCCAAGAAGGTGCAATTCTATTAGATGGGCAAGACATTCGTGGCGTGAAACAAACATCAGTAAGGCAAGCCATAGGTGTTGTACCACAAGATACGGTCTTATTCAACAGCACAATCAAGTGAATATGCCTACTGTTTATTAGACCATTTTCGTTCTACCGTTTACTAAAACAAGTTGATTTAGGGCCAATATTCAATATGGACGGGTTAGTGCAACTGATGAAGAGATATATGAAGCTGCCAGAGCAGCTGATATTCACGATCGTATCCTAGGATTCCCTGATGGATATGATACTGGtgggtctttttctttttgaatcaGTCAACAAACGGAGGTTGAatcgtattttatttttaagttgttGGTGAACGAGGTTTGAAATTAAGTGGAGGCGAAAAGCAACGTGTAGCAATAGCTCGAACGCTGCTTAAATCTCCAAAATTTGTGCTCCTCGACGAAGCTACGTCTGCCCTCGACACCCATACGGAGCGCAACATTCAAGTATGGTTACACCTTATGAAGCGTCAACACATTCACTCATTTTTTCGTTCTTACAGGCTTCATTAGCACGAGTGTGTACTAATAGAACAACACTCGTTGTTGCCCATCGACTATCAACGATTATTAATGCTGATCAAATCATCGTTCTACATAATGGATCCATTGCAGAGCGTGGGAGGTAATAACGTGTAGTTATTTGAATTGTTAATGGTTTCAATCAATCCATGATTTTATCTCTCAGTCACGAAGAGCTGTTGGCAATGAAAGGCGTTTACGCTGAGATGTGGAATAACCAAATAAGCAGTGAAGACGATGGGACTGGAACTGCTCCTACAACTCCTGTTAGTCGAGAATTTTTCCCTTGTTCTGATGGTGGTTTATTTACGTGATTAATTATAGAAGTCGTCGTTTAGTTGTCAATCATAAACCAAGTGCGTTATCCTTTCCTTCGTTACTGACAATAACCTTTGACAACTCATTTAAGCCCATGTTATTCATTGAAATAGACAGTTTTGTTTATTGTAATAATAGTTTCGTCTATCTTCCAAAAGTATTTGCTCTGTTcaaatcgtttaaaaaaaagcatcataTTTTTACCAGTAGATGGCGAAAAATTATTCGCCACCTAGCGGGCAGGTTGAGGTTTTGTTgtcgggaaaaagaaaaagacgacgcCCGCTGGCCGAGGCAGACGAGACTCCATGTTGGATAAGAAGCCCTGAGGGAACATACACAACACTCATCGATGTGCGTAGATTAGTAACGTTTGACGCCCTGCCCTCACGCTATTTCTAATCTTGTTAAACGATTGGTTTTTGTCGTTGACAAGAGCTTGACGCAGTTTCCAAATATGTCGGAAACTAAAATCATTTACCACatagacgaagaagaaacTCCTTATCTTGTGAAACTTACAATACCGCCCGATCAAGTAACCCTAGCCGACTTCAAGAATGTTCTCAATCGCCcaaattataaatttttcttcaaatcaatGGACGACGATTTCGGGTACAACCAGTTTTGCTGCTcgttttcccccctttttttatcgTTGTCAAGTGGCAACCATTCGTTCTTAGATTATGATTcccattatttttctttgtttgaagAAAACTGAATTTGTCTAATACTTGTTTACATTTCTAGTGTTGTCAAGGAAGaaattgttgatgatgatgctcACCTTCCATGTTTCAATGGAAGAGTCATTTCATGGgtaattaatattttaaaagtgaCATGGGGTAATAGGTGTCAGAGATGTATATTTCCCATTATAGCTAGTATCTGCCGAAAGTAGCATTTCAGATTCTGTATCGCAATGTGCTGAGAGCACTGCCACTACAGATGGAAGGCCACCTTCTTTTCAGTAAGTgtcattaaatattttgacATAAACAATGCAGCTAacttgtgtgtttgtttgtaGCCCTGGCCATAACAGAAGTATGGCTGAGGAGTACACAACAGCTACAGAGACAGAATCAGTCATTAGTTCAAGGCACAGTGGTAAATATGTTTACGCTTTGTCTACTTGTTAATTTGTTGATGTTGTCCTGTTGCATCTCATTTTCGTTCTCTTCTGCAATTCTTTGTATGTTCTTTATGTTTGCCATGAAGAGAGGCACATTTTGCCCCGTTCTGGCCGTGTGCATCGTGAGACTTATGAAAAATATGATCGCTTTGATGGTGAGTTGGTTTTGCATGGCTTTTCGTAGATTGTCGCTTTCAAGTGTAATCTGGGGAATTGTTCTAACTTTGCGCGTTCCGATTAATattacgtttttgtttttttcagttcaaGCGCCCCGAAATGGTCACAATGCAATGAGACATAGAGTCGGGCACGAATACGAATCATCTTCCATGATAAGCTCAGATCTAGAGTCAACTAGTTTCGTCGACTCTGAAGAAGACGCATCTTCACGCATCACAACAACGACAGGTAACCAAAGTTTTATTAGTCAATAGAGATATAAGGTATAGACCGGCTCGAATTTCTTTCCTTAGATCACACCAGTGTGTCTCGCCAAGGCCGTAATCGGAGACCTAAGCGTCGCCGTCCTCGTTTGCCTCCTTTGTCATCACGAGCATCGTCGTTTTCCAGTATCACGGATTCCACAATGTCGCTCAACATCATCACCGTCACGCTTAACATGGACACAGTCAACTTTTTAGGAATTTCCATTGTGGGCCAGAGTCATCAAGGTGGTGACGGTGGGATTTACGTTGGATCCATAATGAAAGGGTAGAGCCGTaaactaaatatttttataacaATTTTATAATTATCCATTACCTGTCTAGTGGTGCTGTGGCTTTGGATGGAAGGATTGAACCTGGTGACATGATCCTTCAAGTCAATGATATTAACTTCGAAAATATGTCAAATGATGACGCAGTGCGCGTGTTGCGGGAAGTAGTGCAAAAACCTGGGTAAAACATTCAGACGTTTTAATTCTATACAACATGGTATTAAGTTTGTCTATCAAATCCCAGTCCAATCAAACTCGTAGTTGCGAAATGTTGGGATCCCAATCCAAAAGGCTACTTTACGATACCCCGTACCGAACCCGTTCGCCCTATTGATCCTGGTGCATGGGTTGCTCACACAGAAGCAGCTAGAGGTACATATCTTCtctctttatatatatatcttttccGTTGAAATAAAACgacatgaaaaataaattatcaaattaaatttcagGTGGAAATCAATACCCAAACAGACCACCATCGGTAGCTACAATGTCGTCCACTACGACATCAATGATGTCTAGTATGCCAGAAACCGAACGTATGTCAAAACAACATTACAGGCAAACTCAAAGAACTTGACTAATTTTCCAAGTACTTGTTGAAGGTCCTGTTGAAGAAGCCCCTCTTACAGCGCGCTCAGACATGCTTGCAATTGTGAGGGCGATGGCGCGCCCAGATTCCGGACTTGAAGTTAGAGATCGACTTTGGTTGAAAATAGTAATTCCCAATGCGTTTATTGGATCGGACGTGGTCGACTGGCTTCACAACCGTGTGCAAGGCTTAGAGGAACGTCGTGATGCTCGCAAGCTGGCTTCTCAGCTCTTGCGTGCTGGCTACATCAGACATACAGTAAACAAGTACACATTCTCGGAGCAGTGCTATTACGTCTTCGGAGACCTTTGTTTGGGTAAGTTAGTTGAAGTCCTACCaggttttattattattcgcaaatttgttttccatcttttgttttgaggtatggtaataaaattttttttttatgcaggtGTTTCGGCCCTTCGTCTAACCGACGATGCGGCATCGGAAGCAGATAGGGACACACTCGCTCCTCTGCCGTTGCCGACTCCTTGGGGCAGTGGTCCTGGTGCAACTGTCGCTGGTGCAGCTACGCCTCACATACCTTACTACCCAACCGGTTATGCGCCCATGCCTTACAGCTACAGCAGTGATCCTCTTGGATCGGCGCCTGTACAAAGCACGACATTCACTTATGGAAGAGAAGGCAGTGTTCATAGTGGATCAGGTAAGTTCATTATAGCCAAGCCGTATTGATTATGTTCCAAAATTTTGACCTATTAATTCGTATTTACAGGGAGTAGTGGATCAGATGTGCGCAGTGGATTGATGGGTGGAGATAGGAGTCAGCCGCCTTCACTGTTAGGTGCAGTGAATCCGGTAGGGCCTGGGATTCACGGGTCGTCAAGCAGTAGCGGCAGTAGTACTACGGGTAATACAGTCTCTCTAAGAAACACAAGACGATGATGTGACCTATCGACTGGCATGTGTGTATCCGAATGCAATCAAGAGTTTTGTAtttaaaggaaataataaagaacggcttcgatttatttatttatttattttttgttctttattttgttttgtttttattttcgtttctttttttacgatttacGCTAGGAAGCAGCGACGGGGATTCTCAGATAGCCGTGAACTGTGTACCCGGCGGCCCTGCTGGTGGGGTGCGACCGATAGGTGGCCAAGGTGGAAACCGGCCTTTGAATCAAGTTCCGGATGATGTGTCCGGATCGCGACAGTCTTTCCGAATGGCCATGACAAATCCATGCAATATGAGCGAATATTTTGTCGACGTAATGTGATTGAGAAGTTTACACCTTCGCCTATTTTATTCGGGAAGTGGAAGGTAAAGAGTAACGTAAGTCACTTCCATCCCTATTTTCCGCTTGgtttcaaagttaaaaaaaaaaaaaacgttaattCAATTCGTAATTAATGGTGCCCTTTCCTGATAGCTATTCCTTACGGCCAAGATTCTTCTTATTCAGCAGACAGATGAATTTTCTCATTTGTATTTAGTTTTTAAACAATACCAAGCTTGCATGGATTAATTCCCCTCCCCCAAACCTGCTTTCTTTAAATGCTATGAGCTAACCCCTCCTCTGGCCATTTTATGTCAACTTGTTTCTTCTGCCGCCGTAGTTCAGAAGCAAAAACATCTTGTTCTGGCAGCTCAAAATCAGCAGTGACGCGGTGCAATAACTTCAAAAAATCTTGTATCTATCCTGTTTCTTTCGTCCTAATAGTTTCCCTGGTATCTATATAAGTGATTCGTGTTGAGAATCtcccaaaagaaaatgtgtaaCACTGTTCTTGTCGAAATTACATCCTTTATTTCAACAACacacaaagttttttttttctttttcactctCTTGCATACCACACATACCTATGAACTCTTTGGATATGTTCTATTcactcttctttttcgtttcttctgtCGTGCGGTAGTGAAGGAACAGAATGCTGAATAGGAAAACGCCACCCATCATACTAAATGCGCTGGCGTAGTAAGGATAGGCGCTGACGATGAATCGTTCATACTGGGTGTGTTCCAGAGGTCGGACAGATACCTATAAAACGTTGAGGTTGATTTTAAGAACTGACTGCTTATAATATAGAACGACCAATTGGGTGACGCCTTTACCTGGGTAGCGCTGTTCAGGAAAGTATAACCGACTCTAGTGTAATCTACTTTAAGTTGGTAAACACCGTAGACATCGGGAATCTTGAATTCGGTGCGGAAAACTCCGTCAGCACTACGCGTCAACACGGTTCGGACGAAAGGATCAATCCTAACAAACTCCAACTGAATGTCTTTCGCGTCGAATGGGACCCACTTGTCTTTTTCGAGTTTTTCAATTTCGATTTCGTAAACCTGTTTCAGCATAAAAAATTACGTTCCATGCTAAATTAAGAGGATGCTATAAACTTCTTACCATATTTTCCATGATGGTGTAGTACTGAGGAGCATCTTTCTCGCCAGCTTTATGGTGCGAAACTTTACCAACGCGCAGTACACCTTCTTCCTTAAACACCCATCTGGTCAATGCATCGCTAAGATCTTGATTGCCAGATTTGGGATATTTTTGACCACCCTTTGATTGTTtagcaacaaaaataagtaTCAACTCATGAATGATATAATGTTTGATAACCTACCAAGGCCTTTTGAACTGGAGAAGAGAAGAATTCATCAGAGAAGAAATCCAACGAACCAGAAACCACAACTCGGGCATTGTTTCTAGCTTGCAAGGCTGCGATCAGAACTGTGTTTTTGCCGACCGCATGGGGGTACTAATTTTAAAGGAACTTGGTGAGCATGTCTTTGAcacagagaaaagaagaaaagaaataaccTCTTCAATAGGAGAATCTGGCTTGTAGGAATATGCAGTGCTAGATGCTGTCAACACTTCAAGAACTAAAGGATTTTCCTTATCAGCAATCAAGCCAGTGCCACGGAAAAGGAATGGAGCAACTTTCTTGGATCCAACAATCATTGGTGCATCAATCAGGTTGGCACTATCAGCAACAATAGTTGTGtgctaaaaaaacaaacaaaaatctgtGCTAAATTTTTCTTGATAATTCCTTCAGAAACTGTACTTTGCCCTGGTCAAGCACATCATAATTCAAGTGGTCTATCACAGCTGCTCCTTCTTCGTCAACTTCAAATCCACATTCAGCTGTTATTTCTCGTAAGACATCACCAGAATTGCTGCTTCCCGCAATCAATATGTTGCCTAGATAGACCACACACCTGAGAACTATAGAAAATCTTGTTTTATACAAGACATTACCTCCATCATCAACAAATTTAGTGATGGCTTCTACGCTGAGGGATCCACCAAACTCCTCAACAGAGGGGGAGAAAATAACCAGATTTTTATACAAGTATTGTCCATACTTTGCTAACACCAAGTTGGAGTCATCGACAGGTTTGAATATGAGCGAATACCCACGATCTAAGAAATTGAAAGGAGCAGGTGGCTGTCAAATCTGAAGTTTACACGCCGGCAGTACCGGTATTTGCAGTAAGAATACTGACCTGTCAAAGATTTGAAGAATATCGAGTGAGTTTCCCGAATAGCAAGATTATCCAGCAGTACTAGAGTTTCTTTGTCGGCATTAATGTATGAAGCCAATAACAGCACTATAAACGAATATATCAAtgccattttgttttacaatttCTGTATACCGTCGCGATACACGGATAGCCACCTAAGCAAAACTAAAGAACATTCAACCAATGAGAACTAAGATCGTTGACGTATCGAAAAAGCGATAGCAAACCAAATCGTCTATCGACacagcattttaaaaatttagttaaaaattctGAGAAACCTTCCTTGGCTTTTGGACAAAAAGCAAATTAAATATAGTATTTCGGCAAAAATACTCCCaaagttatttaaataaatattcatTTAGGTGAGAAGTGGCAAACGTGTGCCATGCTGGCTTATTCATTAGACGACAGTCGCCCGCAGTGCACgatatttttataaatttcaCTTGTTGTTTTGACAGCTGTTTGACCTGTTATGCTAAGAAGATATTATTATACGTTAACACCATGGGAAAATTGtgtttgattgttttcctATCCATGTTTTCAATTTGCTCTGCTTGGGACCAGAGTGACATAGAAATTTTTGATTTAGTTGAAGAAATCAACCAAAATTTTTACGATGTTCTCGGTGTGCTACAGGTGAGTACTGATCAAGTGCCCTATTTATTCCTTCATTCAAGAAATATGATGTTGCTTCTACCCGCATCTGTAGTAGCGATTTTGGGTAGAAAATCACCATAATCAATGTTATTTGAGATTTCAAAGACTACCCTTGTCTTCTTACAGATATTGTCCATCATCTAAATCCTGttataaattattattcaGAATTGCAGTCAATCAGAAATTAGGAAAGCTTACAGACGCTTATCTCTTCAGTTACATCCTGATAAAAATGACGCTCCTGGTAATTTTGCTTTTGATAATGCTCCGtctcagaaaaagaaattccatcATAAATAAAagtaattaatattttttaaaaatacagaTGCAGAAGTGAAGTTTCGCCAGCTGGTAGGAGTCTACGAAATACTACGAGATGGTGCAAAAAGAGCGAGATATGATCAAGTTCTTGTCGAAGGCCTACCGAATTGGAGAAACCCTCTCTACTATTATCGTCGAGTTCGGAAAATGGGAATGCTGGAGTTGTCGATATGGTTGTTCGTTTTATTCTCCATTGGACAGTACGGAGTTGCCTGGGGATCGTACTTTGAAAAAAAGCTTACTCTAGACGAGGTTAAAGCATCAAAACTTAAGAaattacaaaaacaaatcaagaaaaaaaagcagccAAATGAGTACGATGTGGAAGAAGAATTAGATCAATTGTTTATTATCCCAAAACCCAGTTACAAGAATACTCTTCCGTTCCAGATATTTAACATGATCATATCATTACCTGCTTTTTGTCGCTGGTTAGTGGAgtatagaaaggaaaaaaagagggaagctcttgcaaaaaaagaacaagaaagattggaagcagaagaagaagagcgcatgaaagaagaaatggagagagaaaaagagatgaagaaaGGTTATCGAAGAAAACGAGCTATTCCATTGCCAAGTTATACTGGAGAAGCCGAAGAACGTATTTTAGAGGCCGTTGACGAACCTTGCCTGCAGCAGGTATACGTTTAATGACATACAAAATCTCATTGTGCATCATATTGTGGTTTATTAATATCTTTAGAGCGAAACTAAATTTGTTCGAGTAAACACCGGTCCATGGACTGATGACGATTTAACAGAGCTTGCCaagttaatgaaaaaataccCTGTGGGTACTGCAGAACGTTGGGAGAAGATTGCAGAAGCTCTTAACCGAACAGTTACCGAAGTCACTCATTTTGCtagaaaattaaaagataACGCTTTCAGGTATAATATTTTCGATCGACATGCTTTATTCATAGTTGTTCACCATTTTCTTGCACCCAGACCACTTGAAGGTCAGGAAGTTGACGCAAACTCAAAGGAGGAGGAGAGGgtcgagaaaaagaaggaaaaaactagaggaggaaaaaataatattttgttgGCAGAGCCTACACAGGCAAACTATGGCATTGAGGGAGCAGAAGAACAAGTTCCCGGCAGTAGTGGCTGGactcaaaaacaacaaaaatctttAGAGACCGCTCTGGCTTGTTACACAAAAGGATGTTCTGAAAGGTGGGAACGCATAGCAAAAGCTGTGCCAGACAAAACAAAGGTATTTCTACTTCAGTACTACAAGTAATCATTCGTAAACGGTGCGTTATAATAAGTTTGAAATTAATCTCATAGGAGGAATGCATGCTGCGAGTGAAATATTTATCGGATTTggtcaaaaagaagaagcaaatggaagaagaaaaactaagAGCTGAACAGGAGGGTGAGCAACAACAGCCGACACAGTTAAACGAAAAACAGGAGTCAGAAAAGGTTCAGACGACATAGGCAAATAACAAATATAATAACACAATTATTGAAATGTTATAAGAACAGCCTTTTTCATGCCTTGGCACTCGTATATATCACAAATAGCAAAACAATGCTAGTAGGACTGAAGCAGCAGATTATAGAGAAAATGTCACGGAAACAGCTACCCTACTACAGCAGGAGATTCTCGATCGAGAGCAAACTGTGCCAGTTGAGATCTAGTTCCTTGGGAAAGTAGGAAGCTTTCTCGACATCGCTTAGTCTCGCATCTTCGTTCGTGATAACGTATTCGCAAATGAGGTTCTACAGCTCGCAAAACATGAAGTTGACGCATCCTCGTAAACATTGTCAAAATCGTCTCATACGGCGAAGAAAATTCCCCTTGAAGATCATGATCGGATTTCACCAATGGTTGCTCTGATTCGAAGGCTTTTCGTGCTGCAATAAGTTTAAGTGTCATTATTAAGAAAGAACTTTCTTACAGGCCAAAGCTTTTACCGTTCAAGTAGTCCGCCATGTAGAAGCTTATGTGTTGCGTTTCATGAAGATCGTAAAAACCCTGGTTTGTCGAAATGTTAAGTGCTTCGTTTTTCGCCGAACCAGGGAAGGACACGTCAGGATTGTATTCTGCAAATGGAATGGGACTAAAAAGCTGCCAGCCAGAGATGGTATTGATCCGTACTCGGTTCAGTACATCTGGATAGATTTCCGTGTACGGactgcacaaaaagaagagtgCCCCAGGTTCCATTTTGCTGCTCATCAAGTCCACTGCGGCGAAGTCCAACGCTGAGCGGTTAGAACCAGAAAATTTGTACGACAAGATGCTGATTTTAGATCCCAGTTTTTTGTACTGTGCATTCAACGACTGCGCAAGTGCTTTTAAATTTCCCGTATTCCGGTTGAAGAGCACCAAATGCAATTCTGATTTATCAGATTTGGCCATCATATTTTTGCCAAACGAAGCGACAAACTTTTCGGCTGCAGACATTTCTTCCTCCTCCCGCACTACAATGATGATGTGAACAATCGATGATTCAGTCACGTAAGGCATTGGCACAGTATCTACATGAGTGATTGGTCTACAGCCTTCCATCCTACAAAATTTACAAGAGACGTAAGTACTATTTTATattatagtaaaaaaaaaatgttctattAGAATACCTCACAGTAATTTTGCCTTTGACTGGGTCTGAAAAGTAA
The window above is part of the Daphnia carinata strain CSIRO-1 chromosome 7, CSIRO_AGI_Dcar_HiC_V3, whole genome shotgun sequence genome. Proteins encoded here:
- the LOC130694622 gene encoding segment polarity protein dishevelled homolog DVL-3-like isoform X2, with the protein product MSETKIIYHIDEEETPYLVKLTIPPDQVTLADFKNVLNRPNYKFFFKSMDDDFGVVKEEIVDDDAHLPCFNGRVISWLVSAESSISDSVSQCAESTATTDGRPPSFHPGHNRSMAEEYTTATETESVISSRHSVQAPRNGHNAMRHRVGHEYESSSMISSDLESTSFVDSEEDASSRITTTTDHTSVSRQGRNRRPKRRRPRLPPLSSRASSFSSITDSTMSLNIITVTLNMDTVNFLGISIVGQSHQGGDGGIYVGSIMKGGAVALDGRIEPGDMILQVNDINFENMSNDDAVRVLREVVQKPGPIKLVVAKCWDPNPKGYFTIPRTEPVRPIDPGAWVAHTEAARGGNQYPNRPPSVATMSSTTTSMMSSMPETERPVEEAPLTARSDMLAIVRAMARPDSGLEVRDRLWLKIVIPNAFIGSDVVDWLHNRVQGLEERRDARKLASQLLRAGYIRHTVNKYTFSEQCYYVFGDLCLGVSALRLTDDAASEADRDTLAPLPLPTPWGSGPGATVAGAATPHIPYYPTGYAPMPYSYSSDPLGSAPVQSTTFTYGREGSVHSGSGSSGSDVRSGLMGGDRSQPPSLLGAVNPVGPGIHGSSSSSGSRSSDGDSQIAVNCVPGGPAGGVRPIGGQGGNRPLNQVPDDVSGSRQSFRMAMTNPCNMSEYFVDVM
- the LOC130694622 gene encoding segment polarity protein dishevelled homolog DVL-3-like isoform X1; the encoded protein is MSETKIIYHIDEEETPYLVKLTIPPDQVTLADFKNVLNRPNYKFFFKSMDDDFGVVKEEIVDDDAHLPCFNGRVISWLVSAESSISDSVSQCAESTATTDGRPPSFHPGHNRSMAEEYTTATETESVISSRHSERHILPRSGRVHRETYEKYDRFDVQAPRNGHNAMRHRVGHEYESSSMISSDLESTSFVDSEEDASSRITTTTDHTSVSRQGRNRRPKRRRPRLPPLSSRASSFSSITDSTMSLNIITVTLNMDTVNFLGISIVGQSHQGGDGGIYVGSIMKGGAVALDGRIEPGDMILQVNDINFENMSNDDAVRVLREVVQKPGPIKLVVAKCWDPNPKGYFTIPRTEPVRPIDPGAWVAHTEAARGGNQYPNRPPSVATMSSTTTSMMSSMPETERPVEEAPLTARSDMLAIVRAMARPDSGLEVRDRLWLKIVIPNAFIGSDVVDWLHNRVQGLEERRDARKLASQLLRAGYIRHTVNKYTFSEQCYYVFGDLCLGVSALRLTDDAASEADRDTLAPLPLPTPWGSGPGATVAGAATPHIPYYPTGYAPMPYSYSSDPLGSAPVQSTTFTYGREGSVHSGSGSSGSDVRSGLMGGDRSQPPSLLGAVNPVGPGIHGSSSSSGSRSSDGDSQIAVNCVPGGPAGGVRPIGGQGGNRPLNQVPDDVSGSRQSFRMAMTNPCNMSEYFVDVM
- the LOC130694622 gene encoding segment polarity protein dishevelled homolog DVL-3-like isoform X3 gives rise to the protein MSETKIIYHIDEEETPYLVKLTIPPDQVTLADFKNVLNRPNYKFFFKSMDDDFGVVKEEIVDDDAHLPCFNGRVISWLVSAESSISDSVSQCAESTATTDGRPPSFHPGHNRSMAEEYTTATETESVISSRHSERHILPRSGRVHRETYEKYDRFDVQAPRNGHNAMRHRVGHEYESSSMISSDLESTSFVDSEEDASSRITTTTDHTSVSRQGRNRRPKRRRPRLPPLSSRASSFSSITDSTMSLNIITVTLNMDTVNFLGISIVGQSHQGGDGGIYVGSIMKGGAVALDGRIEPGDMILQVNDINFENMSNDDAVRVLREVVQKPGPIKLVVAKCWDPNPKGYFTIPRTEPVRPIDPGAWVAHTEAARGGNQYPNRPPSVATMSSTTTSMMSSMPETERPVEEAPLTARSDMLAIVRAMARPDSGLEVRDRLWLKIVIPNAFIGSDVVDWLHNRVQGLEERRDARKLASQLLRAGYIRHTVNKYTFSEQCYYVFGDLCLGVSALRLTDDAASEADRDTLAPLPLPTPWGSGPGATVAGAATPHIPYYPTGYAPMPYSYSSDPLGSAPVQSTTFTYGREGSVHSGSGSSGSDVRSGLMGGDRSQPPSLLGAVNPVGPGIHGSSSSSGSSTTATGILR